One Pempheris klunzingeri isolate RE-2024b chromosome 22, fPemKlu1.hap1, whole genome shotgun sequence DNA segment encodes these proteins:
- the asb13a.1 gene encoding ankyrin repeat and SOCS box protein 13a.1 produces MEVTAARRSFLCDIGLWADRTALHEAASQGRALQLQQLLERGAPVNMVTVDNITPLHEACIQAHPHCARLLLEAGAQVDVRTIHGSTPLCNACASGSLECAKLLLEYGANVNPSLTALTASPLHEACIQGNVQVVKLMIASGAQLEAYDIHFGPPLHIACAKGRVDCAKELLNAGANVNSVKFHETALHHAARVHMVDMITLLVEFGANVYASDSLEKKPVDYTTPASAAYSGLRFYETNPLSLQQLCRITLRTMLGTRASEVIGQLGISHLIHSYLQYCDHPASLRSDT; encoded by the exons atggaggTGACGGCGGCCCGCCGCTCGTTTCTGTGTGATATCG GTTTGTGGGCAGACCGGACTGCCCTGCACGAAGCAGCGTCCCAGGGCAGGgccctgcagctccagcagctgctggagagagGAGCACCGGTCAACATGGTGACGGTGGACAACATCACTCCGCTCCATGAAGCCTGCATACAGGCTCATCCACACTGTGCgcggctgctgctggaggccgGAGCCCAG GTGGATGTACGGACCATTCATGGCAGCACTCCCCTGTGTAACGCCTGTGCTTCTGGCAGCCTGGAGTGTGCCAAACTGCTTTTGGAATACGGAGCCAACGTTAACCcatctctcactgctctcactgcCTCGCCACTCCATGAGGCCTGCATACAAG GTAATGTTCAAGTAGTGAAGTTGATGATAGCCAGTGGTGCCCAGCTGGAGGCGTATGATATCCACTTTGGTCCACCCCTCCACATCGCATGTGCTAAAGGACGTGTGGACTGTGCCAAGGAGCTGCTTAATGCAG GTGCCAATGTGAATTCAGTGAAGTTCCACGAGACGGCTTTGCACCATGCAGCACGAGTCCACATGGTGGACATGATCACGCTGTTGGTGGAGTTTGGAGCCAATGTGTATGCCAGTGACAGCCTGGAGAAAAAGCCTGTAGACTACACAACACCTGCGTCTGCTGCTTACAGTGGCCTCAGGTTTTATGAAA CTAATCctctcagcctgcagcagctctgtcgAATCACTTTGAGGACGATGCTCGGTACCAGAGCCTCAGAGGTCATCGGTCAGCTGGGCATATCCCACCTCATCCACAGCTACCTCCAGTACTGTGATCATCCTGCATCACTACGCAGTGACACATGA